One window of Medicago truncatula cultivar Jemalong A17 chromosome 2, MtrunA17r5.0-ANR, whole genome shotgun sequence genomic DNA carries:
- the LOC11434840 gene encoding pre-mRNA-splicing factor SYF1 — MAAISSDLYPSEDDLVYEEELLRNPFSLKLWWRYLIARSDSPFKKRFIIYERALKALPGSYKLWHAYLRERLEIVRSLPITHSQFETLNNTFERALVTMHKMPRVWIMYLQTLTQQKLVTRTRRTFDRALCALPVTQHDRIWEYYLFFVSQKGIPIETSLRVYRRYLQYDPNHIEDFIEFLINSSLWQESAERLASVLNDDKFYSIKGKTKHRLWLELCDLLTRHANEVSGLNVDAIIRGGIRKFSDEVGRLWTSLAEYYIRRGLHEKARDVFEEGMSTVITVRDFSVIFDSYLQFEESMLAYKMEDMDMSDEEDEENEDGMKEKEDEDEDVDVRFKFDVDVDKKEFVKEFKKNVLSGFWLNDKNDIDLRLARFDYLMERRPELANSVLLRQNPHNVEQWHRRVKLFEGNPTKQILTYTEAVRTVDPMKAVGRPHTLWVAFAKLYEEHNDLANARVIFDKAVQVNYKTVDNLASVWCEWAEIELKHENFKGALDLMRRATAEPSVEVKRKVAADGNQPVQMKLHKSLRLWTFFVDLEESLGSLESTREVYERILDLRIATPQIIINYAYFLEEHKYFEDAFKVYERGVKIFKYPHVKDIWVTYLSKFVKRYGRTKLERARELFENAVETAPADQVKPLYLQYAKLEEDYGLAKRAMKVYDQATKAVPNNEKLSMYEIYIARAAEIFGVPKTREIYEQAIESGLPDKDVKTMCLKYAELERSLGEIERARGVYVFASKFADPRSDPDFWNDWHEFEVQHGNEDTFREMLRIKRSVSASYSQTHFILPEYLMQKDQTVNLEEAKDKLKEAGIPEDEMAALERQLAPAVDKAVTKERKVGFVSAGVESQSDGGIKTNANHEEIELPEENDSDDDDIEIAQKDVPSAVFGGLVRKRDEIENNEVDDGAKEKDNESRLGALERIKKLKRN, encoded by the exons ATGGCGGCAATTTCATCCGATCTCTACCCATCAGAAGACGATCTCGTCTACGAAGAAGAACTTCTCCGTAACCCATTCAGTCTCAAACTATGGTGGCGTTACCTTATCGCACGTTCCGATTCACCTTTCAAAAAGCGCTTTATCATCTACGAACGCGCTTTAAAAGCACTTCCTGGAAGCTATAAGCTCTGGCACGCTTACCTTCGTGAACGACTCGAAATCGTTCGAAGCCTCCCAATCACACATTCCCAATTTGAAACGCTCAATAACACGTTTGAACGTGCTCTTGTTACTATGCATAAAATGCCTAGGGTTTGGATTATGTATCTTCAAACCCTCACTCAACAGAAGCTTGTTACCAGAACGCGAAGAACTTTTGATAGAGCTTTATGTGCTCTTCCTGTGACACAGCATGATAGAATTTGGGAGTATTATTTGTTTTTCGTTAGTCAAAAGGGTATTCCCATTGAAACCTCGCTTAGGGTTTATCGTAGGTATTTGCAGTATGATCCGAATCATATTGAGgattttattgagtttttgaTTAATTCGAGTCTTTGGCAAGAGTCTGCTGAGAGATTGGCATCTGTTTTGAATGATGATAAATTTTATTCGATTAAGGGGAAGACGAAACATAGGCTTTGGTTGGAGTTGTGTGATTTGCTGACTAGGCATGCGAATGAGGTGTCGGGGTTGAATGTGGATGCCATTATTAGGGGTGGGATTAGGAAGTTTTCGGATGAGGTTGGTCGGTTATGGACTTCGCTTGCTGAGTATTATATTAGGAGGGGTTTGCATGAGAAGGCTAGAGATGTGTTTGAGGAGGGTATGTCGACTGTTATTACTGTGAGGGATTTTAGTGTTATATTTGATTCGTACTTGCAATTTGAAGAGAGTATGCTTGCTTATAAGATGGAGGATATGGATATGAGtgacgaagaagatgaagaaaatgaagatggGATGAAGGAGAAGGAAGATGAGGATGAGGATGTAGATGTTCGTTTCAAATTCGATGTGGATGTTGACAAGAAGGAATTTGTGAAGGAATTTAAGAAGAATGTTTTATCTGGGTTTTGGCTGAATGACAAGAATGACATTGACTTGAGATTGGCCCGGTTTGACTACCTAATGGAGAGGAGGCCTGAATTGGCTAATAGTGTGCTTTTGCGTCAAAACCCACATAATGTTGAACAGTGGCACCGGAGGGTGAAGCTTTTTGAGGGTAATCCGACTAAGCAGATTCTCACTTACACCGAGGCTGTGAGGACTGTTGATCCCATGAAAGCAGTGGGAAGACCTCATACGTTATGGGTGGCTTTTGCAAAGCTTTACGAGGAGCACAATGATCTTGCCAATGCTCGTGTTATTTTTGACAAGGCAGTGCAGGTGAACTACAAAACTGTGGACAATCTGGCTAGTGTTTGGTGTGAGTGGGCTGAAATAGAGTTGAAACATGAGAATTTCAAAGGAGCACTTGACCTAATGAGGCGGGCTACAGCAGAGCCATCAGTTGAGGTCAAACGAAAAG TGGCTGCTGATGGGAATCAACCAGTTCAGATGAAGCTGCATAAATCTTTGAGATTGTGGACcttttttgttgatttggaGGAAAGTCTAGGTAGTTTGGAGTCTACTCGGGAAGTTTATGAACGGATTTTGGATTTACGAATAGCCACACcacaaataataatcaattatgcatacTTTCTGGAG GAACACAAATACTTCGAAGATGCTTTTAAGGTTTATGAAAGGGGAGTCAAGATATTCAAGTACCCacatgttaaagatatttgggTCACATATCTGTCTAAATTTGTGAAGAGATATGGAAGGACAAAATTGGAGAGAGCAAGAGAGCTGTTTGAGAACGCGGTTGAAACG GCCCCAGCTGATCAAGTGAAACCTCTCTATCTGCAATATGCTAAGCTGGAAGAGGACTATGGACTAGCAAAGCGAGCTATGAAGGTTTACGATCAAGCAACGAAAGCTGTTCCAAACAATGAAAAGTTAAGCATGTATGAAATATACATTGCTCGTGCTGCTGAGATATTTGGGGTACCCAAGACACGCGAGATCTATGAGCAGGCAATTGAATCTGGTCTTCCAGATAAGGATGTCAAAACTATGTGTTTGAAGTATGCTGAACTGGAAAGAAGCTTGGGAGAAATTGAACGTGCCCGTGGAGTATATGTATTTGCCTCCAAGTTTGCTGATCCGCGGTCTGATCCAGACTTTTGGAATGATTGGCATGAATTTGAGGTTCAACATGGAAATGAGGACACTTTTAGAGAAATGCTTCGAATTAAAAGGAGTGTCTCTGCAAGCTATAGCCAG ACACATTTTATACTGCCCGAGTATCTGATGCAGAAGGACCAAACTGTGAATCTTGAGGAGGCCAAAGACAAGTTAAAGGAGGCTGGGATCCCTGAGGATGAAATGGCTGCTTTGGAAAGGCAATTAGCCCCAGCAGTTGACAAAGCAGTgacaaaagagagaaaagttgggTTTGTAAGTGCTGGAGTGGAATCACAGTCCGATGGAGGGATAAAAACTAATGCGAACCATGAAGAAATTGAGTTACCAGAAGAAAATGACTCTGATGACGATGATATTGAGATTGCACAAAAAGATGTCCCTTCTGCTGTTTTTGGCGGTTTGGTTAGAAAAAGAGATGAGATTGAAAATAATGAAGTAGATGATGGTGCAAAAGAGAAGGATAATGAAAGTCGGCTTGGTGCCCTTGAGAGAATTAAGAAGCTGAAACGAAATTAA
- the LOC11434841 gene encoding uncharacterized protein: MLSLKLLLISSAVIFTALGLKSSLPSATTNLTLLWNFFLMCFTPPYLFITVNTIIISIVASSRFHHSHTQPNHPIVDPTPPPPVFVVDTILVNNSPPDPKTEEEDIKQIDLGILQPPPKEEEEETKQIDVGIFPLKRMDSPVDKPLLSTRFTHRKPLKFGPEGGKSLKVVKQKRHETLENTWKTITEGRSIPLSRHMKKCDTWQNRYDDDPHQQEDSSTVSVNDFNFNNKTWKLRKEPSLSQDELNKRVEAFIRKFNQQMRLQRQESLNHYMHMINHDAS, from the exons ATGCTTTCTCTCAAACTTCTTCTTATTTCCTCTGCCGTTATTTTCACGGCTTTAGGATTAAAATCTTCTCTTCCATCAGCCACCACTAACCTCACTCTCCTATGGAACTTCTTCCTCATGTGTTTCACTCCTCCATACCTCTTCATCACTGTCAACACCATCATCATCTCCATCGTTGCTTCCTCCAGATTTCACCACTCTCACACTCAACCCAACCATCCAATTGTGGACCCCactcctcctcctcctgttTTTGTCGTCGACACCATCCTTGTTAACAATTCACCACCTGATCCCAaaacagaagaagaagatattAAACAAATAGACCTCGGAATTTTGCAACCACCgccaaaagaagaagaagaagagaccAAACAAATTGACGTTGGAATTTTTCCACTGAAGAGGATGGACTCGCCGGTTGATAAACCTCTCCTTTCTACTAGGTTCACTCACCGGAAACCTCTTAAATTCGGTCCAGAAG GTGGGAAGTCGTTGAAGGTGGTGAAACAAAAACGGCACGAGACGTTAGAAAACACGTGGAAGACAATAACGGAGGGTCGGTCAATTCCGTTAAGTAGACACATGAAGAAGTGTGACACGTGGCAAAACCGTTATGATGATGACCCACATCAACAAGAAGATTCTTCCACCGTCAGTGTAAACgatttcaacttcaacaacaagacATGGAAGCTGAGAAAAGAACCATCGTTGAGTCAAGACGAGTTGAATAAACGCGTTGAAGCTTTCATACGTAAGTTCAACCAGCAAATGAGGTTGCAAAGACAAGAATCCTTAAACCATTACATGCATATGATTAACCATGATGCTAGTTAA